ttagtctccaatgcgtaTCTTCATCAATGAGCTCGTTATAAACAATATCATCGAAAACGGGCTCGACTGGAGGATCCTGAATATACGACATACCTAATCTGTTTTACACTTATAGCACGCATTAGTCGATCAAGTATACCCCATTTTGACTTTAAAATACCAAAagcccgttccacatcttttcttgccgcctcgtgttgcctcttgaacttctTTTCTTTCACAATGTGAGGATACGAAAATGATTTCACAAACACGGATCAAGTAGGGTAGATTCCATCGGTAAGATAATATCCATGCTGGTACAAGTGGTTGTTCACATAAAATGGGCATTTTGGTGCAGTTCTATTTCGTTGAGTaagaaataacggagattgttggagcacgttgatgtcgttttgtaaACCTTGTGGACCACAAAAAGCATGCaaaatccacaaatcttgagaggCCACCTCTTCGAGCATAATTGTCGGGTACCTTTgattcccccccccccctataTTGGCCCCGCAACTCTGTTGGACACATTCTCCAAACAAAATGTGTACAATCAAGACTACCCAACATCCCAGGAAGGTGATGTTTCTCCTCATGAGCTTGGTAAAAAACCGTAACGTCGTGGCTTGTTGGTCTACGTAAGAACTCGGAAACGTATTCTAGACCCTCATGGGAAGTCCTTTTGgccatatttaaatactcgtcgttctcgtctggagggttaccggttgcaagttgtttaatcgcCGATGTAACTTTTTGCAACGGTGTAAAACTCTTCTTCATTCTCCCATCAACACCCTCTTGAAATCACGAGTTATTCGCTTGCACGTCACTCACAATTTTTAAAAACAACATTTTCGACATACGAAACCTATGACGAAAAACTTCTTCGTTGAATTTGGGCTTCTCGACAAAATAATCTGCCATAAGGGTTTCGTGGCCTTTCTCTCGATCACGACGGACAACTTTCTTTTTTCTAGATGTGCCTGTTTCTTCTAGTGCGGCAGCTTGCTCGATGAGATTTTGGAAAAAATTAAGCTACTATCGCTTGAGGAAGAATTATCGTCTTCACTAATATCGAATGGAATGAATAGTGGTATGCATCCGCTATTTTTTAGAAAATAGGGTTAGATTTTTGGAATGTGAAAGAAAGGATTTGATTGATAGAAGTTCGGATTGAGAAGAGAAGTGAAAAATGATGTTTTTTATAAAGAAAAgttgtaattatttttatttaaaaatgaaTAACGGCTAGTTTCCATCATGCAACGGTAACAAACAACGACTAGTCTCATCGGTGACTAGTTACCGAGATTTGAGGTTACCGATGACAAGGTGGGGAGTGGCGGCGGTATGCCGATCGGTAAACCACTTCACCGATGGCTTCCCCGCTTGCGCCCCTAGTACCCCAACAGGGTATAAAAGTATAAAACCCCAACATTTTAGTGACATTTATTAGTCACTAATGAACCTATACGCATACACCCCTAGATTTTTTAATTAATGACGCAAACAAtaactaaattaaaataaatttgtAGTCTCTCATTCTTTGAATTCCAAAAACTAGCGAATACGTCTCACAGCCTTTGAAACAAATCCcacctaaatatatatattcgtGTTCTAAAGAAAACCAAAAATTTTATATCTTTATTCTTAAATTCTATCTTCAAATATGCCAGAAGGAATTCTTGAAGTTAGTCTTGTGAGCGCCAAAGGCCTCGAAAACACCGACATCATTTGTAAGTCCTTTCATCTCGTTCTTATTGGATTTATTGGTTGTCACCACGTTGAAACAGCAATTTGTAACGGATTAAACCAGTGAAAAAAACTGGTTTTGCGACGGATTTGTGATGAAAGCATCAGATAGCTTCGTCGAGAAGTCTTTTGCAATGGATTTGTGATGAAAACATCAAAAACGGATATTCTTCTAAAAGAAAAGGGTCTATTTCATTTGATTAGAATAGGGATCGTCAAATGATAGTGACCAAATTTTTGCCGTAATATGAGACGATTTGCTATAGAACAATTTGTGACAGTATTGCAACGACCAATTTTCATGGATCGGCAGCATGCAACTTTTGCGAATAACACGTTTGCAAACAGTGGCGGACCCATAATTTTTTTTCAATGGGATCCATTTTTTCggtgttcaaaattttcataacaaaacattaaaattttcgggtcggtgctcgttcgggtcgggtcatgCGGTTTGAAGTAGATttaaaaaaaagaggaaaaataAGCTATACAAGGATTGAACCCATATCCTCTTGTCACAATGCTGTTGCAGTGCATAGTCTCATTCTTTGTGACAGATAAAACCAACATAAATCTATCAAATATGGTTTTTACGACCGATTTTTGTCAACAAAAATCAAATAGCTTTGTCACTAAGTTTGCGACGAAGTTGCAACGGAAATTAACCAGTTTTGCTAATAACTTGTGACCGTGTTGCACTGTTGCAATCACAAATCTTTTCAACGGATTGGCAACATACCAATTTAGCAAAAACACGTTTGCAAAGTATTTCCAACTAACTATTTGTGACTAGGTTCTTGGTCACAATGTTGTTGCAAAACTAGCGACGTTTTTTATGTGTCGAAAACTATAGAACGAAAACGTGCTTAAAAGTGTATGTTTTTTTTTGCAGTTAACATGGACCCATATGTTATTCTAACGTTCAAGACTCAAGAAAAGAAAAGTACCGTTGCATCAGGCACGTATCCTCCATCATTTATATAAAATACTTTTACAAAATGTTGTTAATTTCAGTCGTATGTAAAATGATGTTAGTATAGGTAAAGGGTCTAACCCGGTATGGAATGAGACGTTCTTGTTCGACGTATCAAGTAAAGATTCGACGGATTTAAAGATCAAAATAATGGACAGCGATTCTGGTAGTGCCGATGACTTGGTCGGCCATGCGAGGCAAGTGATTTTTTTAAGAGCAAGCACACACCTCCTAAATACACCTATTACCTACTTGTGGCCCCATTTAGGTGAGGATAAACACGTGGTACCGGTTCAAGTCGATTTTTTTAACATAAAAGAAAGTTAtatcatccccccccccccaaaaaaaaaaaaaaaaattaaaaataataaataataaataaataaaataatattagtattatttttaggtaaaAAAAACCCGCTCGATCCCCTTAAATGTCTAGGCAAGTTTCTCGATAACCctccataaaaaaaaaatatcttgGGTCCATCACTGATTATGTGGTTAAAAACTGAATTGAGTGTTTGATATTATGAACTTGTTCAGTATCTCGTTGGATGCATTGTTTCGTGAAggagatattcctgcaaaatcaTATAGCGTTATGAAGGACAATGCACATTGTGGCGAGATCAGAATCGGTCTCAATTTTACTGCCCAGGTTTGTGTTGAAACCACTTTGATTTAAAAAGTAAAATATTATTATCTTTAATTTTGAAAACCTGGTTTGTGTGAAAATATATTGGACCAAGCATCATCAGGTAACTCGCTCgactgtaaaaaaaaaaataagctaAAACTCAGGGTCCATATTTGTGATCAAATTCACACATGTTAGAATTGCAAGAAAAAAAATTAGAATCCGCTTTAAACCTCCAAAAAGTTTGACCAATAAGAGAAGAACTCTAGAACCGATAATAGAACCAAACACAGGTTGTTTTGGTTCGGTTGTTTCAGAAATAATTGTTCTTTTGGTGTTTGATTCTTTCAGAAAAGTCGAGGTTTTGATCCAACGGATGGGAACATTGGCGGATGGAAGCAATCGGGCCGTGATTAGTTATCAAGTTAATCGCGCCTGCCTTCGATCATCAAAAATGTAAAGTTCAATTGTAAAAACTTGCTGTATATATAAGACATTTTATTTATCTTCAACATGTTCATGTTACAAGACTAACTATATGGTTATtctttattaaaacaaaaaaaaaaaaaaaaaaaaaaaatagcaaCATATCAAATATTGTAGAAAAGATGCATCAAAAGGGCAAATATGTTAAAGCACTAAAAGTTATAATATCACTAACTATTACACAatattaaaccaaaccaaaaaaaaaaaaaaaacaaataaataaaaagaacCAGGTTCCAACcaaatgactattttgccctaGTTTTTAAAGCAGACCGAAAGATACGACTTCAAGACGCAACTTTTCGAGTAAAAAATCCATGTTTTTTACTTGTGATGTTCAACCCGAGTTCTTTAATCTGTTGTTCGTTCGGCACTGGGCTCACAAGCGCGGTTCCAACAAAATGCATAAACGCAGATGCATCCTCGGACATTTTGTTAAAACTCAACGATGATGACATAAAGCTTTTAGAATCGGATTTAGTTGGTTTCTGATCAGGGATCTTGTTGAGTTCTGCAGCTTCTAGAAACCGAGAAGTTGCAGCATCCCATGAAAGCTCGTGCATTTCTGAATCGGTTAGTGGGGCCGGCTGTTCGGTCAACGCCTGGCGTGTGACTTCGACGAAACTTTTTCCGTCCTTGAAGGTTCGGCAATTGGCAAACTGTTTGAAGAATTCGTTCGAGATGTGGTCTGCACAAATGACGATTTTGCCCATGGCTAACGCTTCTGCGGTTGTTGTGCAGACGACATCTGTCGTGCTTGGATTCAGGAACACTTTGTAACTGTGACAGAGATCAGAATGGAAAACTTAAGAAACAAAGTATCGAGTAAAATgctattttcgtccctgaggtttggccagttttgcgactttcgtccaaaggtttgttttttcgcatctggatccaaaaagtttgaaatcGTACTATTTTCattcggctcgttaactccacccatttttctccgttaattcaggggtatttttgtctttttttattAAGGGTTACATTATGGTAAATGATTGTACATAaggtgaaaaagaccgaattgccctttaagtttacaaaaaagatgaaaatacccctgacttatcagagaaaaatggatggagttaacgagccaaatgaaaatggcaagatttcaaaccttttgtaTCCAGAtgagaaaaaacaaacctttggacgaaagtcgcaaaactggccaaacctcagggacgaaaatggcattttactccaaACAAAATATTTGATCCAAGTCTATAGCGTTGAGTTCGAGAAGCAAAAAACGTCAACTTCTAGCGTAACTTACTCGTGAAATATAGGGTCCGCATGATCGCGCCCGGGGTTGACCCTGATGGTCAAACTCAACTCTTTAGCAGCGTCTTGTATTTGATCAGAATCCTCACCGGTACCGAATAAATCAACTTCGAGTCCATCAAGTTCATTTTGGTGATCCTGAAGAAGATTAAGAAGCTCTTTGTAGCCTTTGCTCCACACCATTTTACCGATATAATATGCACCCTTCGTAAATGCCTGACTTTCAAGTTTCTGTTGTTCTTTCTTTTTCATCCCGATTTCAAGAAACTTCGGGTTAACGCCATGAACATTGCAAATAGTAGATCTTGGAAGTTCTTGTGTTGCACCAGATAACCGTATCACCTGCCACAAGTTTATGATAGGTCAAGAATCTGCAGTTGGTTGTATGCAAAGCTACGTATTTACACACAAGTTTGTGATATGTTAGTTATAAAATGAAATATATTCCCGAATTTGCAGTTGGCCATATGCAAAGCTACAAATTGACACTTATATGGTATATTTTTACTTCTTAAAATCTATGCAGTTAATACGGTAAAATATCGAATATCAGTCAACGACCGATATTTGAAATAcaggttatcgcggtgggatatcggtaattttaatatcatgcagaagttatgtatatatatatagcaatttaacactaacaattcagtatactctcctaccattaacaaattaaccttttgcaacttgcaaaacactaacatttGTAGCAAGTAGAaactgactaagacttaaaacactaatagcagcatagttattaaaggcgctaggcgcactcaaggcgcataggcctcgccttaggcctaggcgcaaagcgcaaaaaaagcgagggcctgagaaaaataaagcacataatgaaaaaaataaaaaaaaaatatattatgtatatgaaaaagaatactattcttcaaataaaataaacaaaatctattatataacagtttatatcatctatttagtaccaaaagtcataaaatattagtgtattagtgtagAATAATAGTTTTCCCTAGATAATAGTAGAAATCTGGCGAGAATCTTGTCGGAATGTAGAGAGTTTGGCCGGAAActctccggaatctaggaatctcgccggaatgtgtgcctgaaccatcacctggagaattaaagcgcaatttcctcAACTTAAATCGCAACTGcctcgcctcgcctgaaaaatgggcctaggcgcaaggggcaatggcttttaacaactatgaatagcagcaataagaagaaagaggaatggtagaactaagaagaaagatACTCATATCAGA
The Helianthus annuus cultivar XRQ/B chromosome 6, HanXRQr2.0-SUNRISE, whole genome shotgun sequence genome window above contains:
- the LOC110864760 gene encoding digalactosyldiacylglycerol synthase 2, chloroplastic, which gives rise to MNKKQHIAIFTTASLPWMTGTAVNPLFRAAYLAKDGCRKVTLVIPWLSKSDQEHVYPNDITFNSPKEQEIYVRQWIEQRTELSCTFNICFYPGKFSRSKRSILALGDITESIPDEESDIAVLEEPEHLTWYHHGKRWKLKFRLVIGIVHTNYLEYVKREKNGRAYAFLLKYINNWVVDIYCHKVIRLSGATQELPRSTICNVHGVNPKFLEIGMKKKEQQKLESQAFTKGAYYIGKMVWSKGYKELLNLLQDHQNELDGLEVDLFGTGEDSDQIQDAAKELSLTIRVNPGRDHADPIFHDYKVFLNPSTTDVVCTTTAEALAMGKIVICADHISNEFFKQFANCRTFKDGKSFVEVTRQALTEQPAPLTDSEMHELSWDAATSRFLEAAELNKIPDQKPTKSDSKSFMSSSLSFNKMSEDASAFMHFVGTALVSPVPNEQQIKELGLNITSKKHGFFTRKVAS